A stretch of Brassica rapa cultivar Chiifu-401-42 chromosome A08, CAAS_Brap_v3.01, whole genome shotgun sequence DNA encodes these proteins:
- the LOC108869409 gene encoding 3-hydroxyisobutyryl-CoA hydrolase-like protein 1, mitochondrial, producing the protein MELLGDSLCFRWWWEGDHPRQARLGLEGDSSVNDIGFLRRLAERDCKVLSLAGFLCVQIREARNQTLGDCLKKEFRITVNIMRSTISIDAFEGVRALTIAKDNCPRWNPATLDEVDDEKIKLVFKPLEDDLELRIPETEENRFVRVGRQSRDFRFCISTRIKRKSREENRGSCVLCLF; encoded by the exons TTGCTTGGGGATTCTCTGTGCTTTAGGTGGTGGTGGGAGGGAGATCATCCCAGGCAAGCACGATTGGG GTTAGAAGGAGATAGCAGTGTGAATGATATTGGATTTTTGAGAAGGTTAGCTGAAAGAGACTGTAAGGTTTTGAGCCTTGCTGGTTTCCTTTGTGTACAGATACGCGAAGCTAGGAATCAAACACTGGGTGATTGCCTCAAGAAGGAGTTTAGGATCACCGTTAATATCATGAGGAGCACCATATCCATTGACGCGTTTGAG GGTGTAAGAGCTCTGACCATAGCCAAAGACAACTGTCCCAGG TGGAATCCAGCGACGTTGGATGAGGTAGATGACGAGAAAATCAAGTTGGTGTTTAAGCCCTTGGAGGATGATCTTGAGCTACGTATCCCTGAAACCGAAGAGAACAGGTTTGTAAGG GTGGGAAGGCAAAGCCGAGACTTCAGGTTTTGCATCAGTACGAggataaaaagaaaaagtagaGAAGAGAACAGAGGATCCTGTGTGTTGTGTTTATTTTAA